From one Lysinibacillus sp. G4S2 genomic stretch:
- a CDS encoding bifunctional homocysteine S-methyltransferase/methylenetetrahydrofolate reductase has translation MGLLEKLKTNVLTADGAIGTLLYGYGLEYCHEEMNVQRPELIEKIHREYIAAGADIIQTNTYGANAIKLARYGLESRVQQFNEAAITIAKRAAADGGQFVLGTIGGIRGIRKSDATLEEILATVEEQATVLLAGNPDGLLLETYYDFEELAATLTMLRAKTKLPIIAQVSMHEPGVLQNGMSLNNALHELEALGADIVGVNCRLGPHHTIQAFEGVELPEKAFMSAYPNASLLDLEDGRVVYESEADYFGRAAVALRDQGVRLIGGCCGTTPKHIAAVKKYLEELSPVEEKYAKPEKVEVLREAEPPNYEPLHVKAKRERSVIVELDTPRHLEIEGFIEGAEKLYEAGADVVMMADNSLASPRISNIAMGALLKEAHGVRPLTHITCRDRNLIGLQSHLMGLNALGIHDILAVTGDPTKVGDFPGATSVYDVSSMELIQLIKQLNEGVSFSGKPLRKKANFSVAAAFNPNVRVLDRAVSRLEKKIEHGADYFISQPVYTKEKIVEIYEATKHLETPIYIGIMPVTSYKSAEFLHHEVPGIKLSDDALARMKACGEDKERATLEGIAIAKELVEVAAQYFNGIYLITPFLRYDMTLELMKFIKQLDEQKKGVSING, from the coding sequence ATGGGATTGCTTGAAAAGTTAAAAACGAATGTTCTTACAGCAGATGGTGCAATTGGTACGCTTTTATACGGCTATGGCTTGGAGTACTGCCATGAGGAAATGAATGTTCAGAGACCGGAATTAATTGAAAAGATTCATAGAGAATATATAGCAGCTGGAGCCGATATTATTCAAACGAACACATACGGAGCTAATGCCATAAAATTAGCCCGCTATGGATTAGAATCACGAGTGCAGCAGTTTAATGAAGCCGCTATTACGATTGCTAAACGAGCGGCAGCAGATGGTGGACAATTTGTTTTGGGTACTATTGGAGGAATCCGTGGTATTCGAAAGAGTGATGCAACGTTAGAGGAAATTTTAGCAACGGTTGAAGAGCAAGCAACGGTTCTACTTGCAGGAAATCCAGATGGTCTTTTACTTGAAACATATTATGATTTTGAAGAGCTGGCAGCAACTTTAACAATGCTACGAGCTAAAACAAAATTACCGATTATTGCTCAAGTTTCTATGCATGAACCAGGAGTTTTGCAAAATGGAATGAGTTTAAATAACGCTTTACATGAACTTGAAGCGCTAGGTGCTGATATCGTAGGTGTTAACTGTCGCTTAGGTCCACACCATACTATTCAAGCATTTGAAGGTGTAGAGCTTCCTGAAAAAGCATTTATGTCAGCGTATCCGAATGCATCGCTACTTGATTTAGAGGATGGCCGTGTCGTTTATGAATCAGAGGCAGATTATTTTGGGCGAGCAGCTGTAGCACTTCGTGATCAGGGGGTGCGTTTAATCGGTGGCTGCTGTGGTACGACACCAAAGCATATTGCTGCAGTGAAAAAGTACTTAGAGGAGCTATCTCCAGTAGAGGAAAAGTACGCGAAGCCAGAAAAAGTAGAGGTTTTACGTGAGGCAGAGCCACCAAATTATGAGCCATTACATGTAAAAGCAAAACGTGAACGCTCAGTTATAGTGGAGTTAGATACACCAAGGCATTTAGAAATTGAAGGTTTTATTGAAGGCGCTGAAAAATTATATGAGGCTGGCGCAGATGTAGTCATGATGGCTGATAATTCACTGGCATCACCAAGGATTAGTAATATTGCAATGGGTGCCTTACTGAAAGAAGCACATGGGGTACGACCGTTGACACATATAACTTGCCGAGATCGTAATTTAATTGGTCTTCAATCACATTTAATGGGATTAAATGCTCTAGGGATTCATGATATTTTAGCGGTTACTGGAGATCCAACAAAGGTAGGTGATTTCCCAGGTGCGACTAGCGTTTATGACGTATCTTCAATGGAACTAATCCAATTAATAAAACAGTTAAATGAAGGTGTATCGTTCTCAGGAAAACCACTTCGTAAAAAGGCGAATTTCTCTGTAGCGGCAGCGTTTAATCCTAATGTACGTGTGCTGGATCGCGCTGTATCTCGATTAGAAAAGAAAATTGAACATGGGGCAGATTATTTTATTTCGCAGCCTGTTTATACAAAGGAAAAAATTGTGGAAATTTACGAGGCGACAAAGCATTTAGAAACACCTATATATATAGGTATTATGCCAGTAACGAGCTATAAAAGTGCGGAGTTCTTACATCATGAAGTACCAGGCATCAAACTATCTGATGATGCGCTAGCTCGTATGAAGGCTTGTGGTGAAGATAAGGAACGCGCAACACTAGAAGGGATTGCAATTGCCAAGGAATTAGTGGAAGTAGCAGCGCAATATTTCAATGGTATTTACCTGATCACACCATTTTTACGCTATGATATGACACTAGAGTTGATGAAATTTATTAAGCAATTGGATGAACAGAAAAAAGGGGTAAGTATAAATGGCTAA
- a CDS encoding methyltransferase — protein sequence MKKITKVTSTALLATTFALTSVYPSAVFAASDDMVDPVVETETSIPLQNSMDKAVQAALVGPEIKKLNVLGHEFNVKPASITKKNELTVVNGQISHHLSWRPDDQLYYLIEIENGEVKKVETKIDRGGWTSLSAPFIAALAEKNDIPITLEMIQEIGQKLGSYIDGKWEYAAEAIVSAIALHVE from the coding sequence ATGAAAAAAATCACGAAAGTTACTTCAACAGCATTATTAGCAACAACATTTGCCTTGACTAGCGTATATCCTTCAGCTGTTTTTGCTGCAAGTGACGATATGGTTGATCCAGTAGTTGAGACAGAGACATCTATCCCTTTACAAAATAGTATGGACAAAGCTGTTCAGGCAGCATTAGTAGGCCCTGAAATTAAAAAATTAAATGTACTAGGTCATGAATTTAATGTAAAACCAGCTTCTATTACGAAAAAAAATGAACTAACAGTAGTGAATGGTCAGATCTCACATCATTTAAGTTGGCGTCCAGATGACCAGCTATACTACCTTATTGAAATAGAAAATGGAGAAGTAAAAAAAGTGGAGACCAAAATTGATCGAGGTGGATGGACAAGTTTATCAGCTCCATTTATTGCTGCATTAGCAGAAAAAAATGATATACCAATTACTCTAGAAATGATACAAGAGATTGGGCAAAAACTAGGAAGCTATATTGATGGTAAATGGGAGTACGCAGCAGAAGCAATTGTTTCAGCTATTGCTTTACATGTTGAATAA
- a CDS encoding response regulator transcription factor codes for MIRIVIAEDQGMLLGALRSLLSMEDDMEVVGLAKNGEEALALVEEHQPDICIMDIEMPLKTGLDAAEELHNSGSGCKVIILTTFARPGYFERARKASVRGYLLKDSPIEELVSAIRTIMDGKRIYAPELVDFVYEDDSENPLTERESQVLTLVAEGKTTKEIAAELFLSAGTVRNYISTILEKLNVGNRIEAIARFKEKGWNK; via the coding sequence ATGATACGAATTGTAATTGCTGAAGATCAGGGTATGTTATTAGGCGCACTTCGTTCTTTGCTAAGTATGGAGGATGATATGGAGGTCGTCGGCTTAGCAAAAAATGGTGAGGAAGCATTGGCGCTTGTAGAAGAGCATCAGCCTGATATTTGTATTATGGATATTGAAATGCCATTGAAAACAGGCTTGGATGCTGCCGAGGAGCTACATAACTCTGGGTCCGGTTGTAAAGTAATTATATTAACGACATTTGCAAGGCCGGGTTATTTTGAGCGTGCAAGAAAGGCTAGCGTTCGAGGCTACCTATTAAAGGATAGTCCGATAGAAGAATTGGTAAGTGCCATTCGCACGATTATGGATGGCAAAAGAATTTATGCGCCTGAACTCGTTGATTTTGTCTATGAGGATGATAGTGAAAATCCTTTAACGGAACGTGAGAGTCAGGTGCTGACACTTGTTGCAGAGGGGAAGACAACAAAAGAAATTGCTGCCGAATTATTTTTATCAGCAGGGACTGTCCGCAACTATATTTCAACTATTTTAGAAAAATTAAATGTTGGAAATCGTATTGAAGCTATTGCACGTTTTAAGGAAAAAGGGTGGAATAAGTAA
- a CDS encoding GNAT family N-acetyltransferase gives MIRLMEEKDLPEVLTIYNDIILTSKAVYRYETQSLEEKKQWFKEQGKASNPLLVFDENGTVAGFATYSQFRPYPGYKHTMEHSVYVHKDHYQKGIATKLMHELIRIAEEQGVKTLVAGIDGENIGSIKAHEKLGFEYAGTIKNAGYKFGQWLDLVFYQLHLTGPKV, from the coding sequence ATGATTCGATTAATGGAAGAGAAAGATTTGCCCGAGGTCTTAACCATCTACAATGACATTATTTTAACAAGCAAAGCCGTTTATCGATATGAAACACAGTCGTTAGAAGAAAAAAAGCAGTGGTTCAAGGAGCAGGGAAAAGCTAGCAATCCTCTACTTGTCTTTGACGAAAACGGCACCGTAGCTGGCTTTGCAACATATAGTCAGTTCCGTCCATATCCTGGCTATAAACACACAATGGAGCACTCAGTATATGTGCATAAAGATCATTATCAAAAGGGGATTGCTACAAAGTTAATGCATGAACTTATTCGAATTGCAGAAGAGCAAGGTGTGAAGACACTAGTAGCGGGCATTGATGGTGAAAACATTGGCAGCATTAAAGCACATGAAAAATTAGGCTTTGAATATGCAGGGACTATTAAAAATGCAGGCTATAAATTTGGACAGTGGCTAGACCTTGTGTTCTATCAGTTGCATTTAACTGGACCAAAAGTGTAG
- a CDS encoding fatty acid desaturase — MATDKEKTKKLRQDVAPFAKSDTAKSIFQMVNTIVPLIALWVAGYMLVDISPWLSVGLSIISAGFVVRTFIIFHDCTHGSFFKNKKANDWVGFVTGVLTSFPYEKWKREHTIHHATSSNLDKRGIGDIDLMTVEEFLQASKGQRLWYRFYRNPFVMFGLGPLFMVLILNRRNRNDAKQKERFNTYLTNVVITGICVALIYFMGWQTFLLVHGVTLYVAASLGIWLFFIQHTYEDSYFEHESEWDYVKAAVEGSSYYKLPKLLQWMTGNIGFHHVHHLSPRVPNYNLEQAHNEIPPLHTATTITLRKSLESLRFKLYDEDQGKFVSFKDINEIIKRKASGSFAA, encoded by the coding sequence ATGGCAACAGATAAAGAAAAAACAAAAAAGCTGCGCCAAGATGTAGCGCCATTTGCGAAATCTGATACAGCTAAAAGTATTTTTCAAATGGTCAATACAATTGTACCGTTAATCGCTCTTTGGGTAGCTGGATATATGTTAGTAGATATTTCACCATGGTTATCAGTTGGTTTAAGTATAATTTCTGCTGGTTTTGTCGTAAGAACATTTATTATTTTCCATGATTGTACACACGGTTCATTTTTCAAAAATAAAAAAGCAAACGACTGGGTTGGTTTTGTAACTGGGGTGTTAACATCATTCCCATATGAAAAATGGAAGCGTGAGCATACAATTCACCACGCAACTAGCTCGAACTTAGATAAGCGTGGTATTGGTGATATTGATTTGATGACAGTGGAAGAGTTTTTACAAGCATCTAAAGGGCAACGTTTATGGTATCGTTTTTACCGTAATCCATTCGTAATGTTTGGCTTAGGACCACTATTTATGGTGTTAATTTTAAACCGTCGTAATCGTAATGACGCAAAACAGAAAGAACGTTTTAACACTTATTTAACAAATGTAGTCATCACGGGAATTTGTGTTGCGTTAATTTACTTTATGGGATGGCAAACATTCTTATTAGTGCACGGTGTAACATTGTATGTTGCTGCTTCTCTTGGCATTTGGTTATTCTTTATCCAACATACGTATGAAGATTCTTATTTTGAGCATGAATCAGAGTGGGATTATGTAAAGGCTGCTGTTGAAGGTAGCTCGTATTATAAATTACCAAAGCTATTACAATGGATGACAGGCAATATTGGCTTCCACCATGTACATCATCTATCTCCACGTGTACCGAACTATAATCTTGAACAGGCGCATAATGAAATACCGCCATTACACACTGCAACGACTATTACGTTACGTAAAAGCTTAGAATCATTACGCTTCAAGTTATATGATGAAGATCAAGGTAAGTTTGTATCCTTTAAAGACATTAATGAAATAATCAAACGAAAAGCAAGTGGCAGTTTTGCTGCTTAG
- the metH gene encoding methionine synthase yields the protein MAKHLIEEQLEKRILILDGAMGTMLQNENLVAEDFGGEEYDGCNENLVLTRPDVLEKVHRKYLEAGADIICTNTFGGTPLVLNEYDLGAKAEEINKRAVEIARKVVDEFSTSDWPRFVAGAMGPTTKTLSVTGGITFDELEENFYVQAKALIEAGADVLLLETSQDMLNVKAGTLGVSRAFEATGKELPVMISGTIEPMGTTLAGQTIDAFYISIEHIKPLSVGLNCATGPEFMTDHIRSLAELSTGYISCYPNAGLPDEEGCYHESPESLSQKLKGFAEKGWLNIVGGCCGTTPAHIAAIREVLKNEKPRQLPAATHGHVVSGIEPLVYDDSMRPLFIGERTNVIGSRKFKNLIIDGKFEEAAEIARAQVKNGAHVIDICLANPDRDELADMQGFMQEVVKKVKVPLVIDSTDEKVIEEALKFSQGKAIINSINLEDGEERFDAVLPLVKKYGGSLVVGTIDEQGMAVDRHRKLEIAERSYKLLTEKWGIAPEDIIFDPLMFPVGTGDEQYIGSALETVEGIRLIKEKMPRTLTVLGVSNISFGLPPVGREVLNAVYLYHCTQAGLDYAIVNTEKLERYASIPEEEIKLANDLLFHTNDETLAVFTDFYRDKKKEKTEEDIPKTVEGRLAYYILEGTKEGLIEDLDAAREIFGAPLDIINGPLMKGMAEVGRLFNDNQLIVAEVLQSAGVMKAAVAHLEQFMEKDEESAGKGKMVLATVKGDVHDIGKNLVDIILSNNGYKVVDLGIKVTPTQLIEAIRKEKPDFIGLSGLLVKSAQQMVITAQDFKEAGIDVPILVGGAALSRRFTETKIAGEYNGPVIYSKDAMQGLEQANRLMGTDTRADFLVEIEESRKKRLEADEKRAARPAKEVTVKPTRMVKEAPVFLPADLRRHVKREYAVSHLYPYVNMRTLLGHHLGLKGQVQQLLDAGDARATELKDLVDDYLQSDLLKPSGMYQFFPAQADGDDVVVYETADSKTEIERFTFPRQQVEPFLCLADFLKTVESGEMDYIALMVVTAGQGVMAKAHQLKEAGKFLESHALQSTALELAEGFAERMHQEIRDQWGFPDATDFTMRDRFAAKYQGQRFSFGYPACPNLEDQEKLFGLLKPEDIGVHLTEGFMMEPEASVSAIVFAHPDARYFNV from the coding sequence ATGGCTAAGCACTTGATTGAAGAGCAACTAGAGAAACGAATTTTAATTCTTGATGGCGCAATGGGTACAATGCTACAAAATGAAAATTTAGTAGCAGAGGATTTTGGCGGCGAGGAATACGATGGCTGTAATGAAAATCTTGTGCTAACTAGACCAGATGTGCTAGAAAAAGTTCATAGGAAATATTTAGAGGCTGGAGCAGATATTATTTGTACAAATACATTTGGCGGTACACCACTTGTATTAAATGAATATGATCTTGGTGCGAAGGCAGAAGAGATCAATAAACGTGCTGTGGAAATTGCACGTAAAGTAGTAGATGAGTTTTCAACATCCGATTGGCCACGTTTTGTAGCAGGGGCTATGGGACCAACTACAAAAACCTTGTCGGTAACTGGTGGTATTACATTTGATGAGTTAGAGGAAAACTTTTATGTACAGGCAAAGGCATTAATCGAAGCTGGAGCGGACGTTCTGTTGCTAGAAACAAGTCAGGATATGTTGAATGTTAAGGCGGGAACCCTAGGAGTATCTCGTGCTTTTGAAGCAACTGGAAAAGAGCTCCCTGTGATGATATCGGGAACAATTGAACCGATGGGTACGACACTTGCTGGTCAAACAATCGATGCTTTTTACATTTCCATTGAGCATATTAAACCGTTATCAGTTGGCTTAAACTGTGCGACGGGACCAGAGTTTATGACGGATCATATTCGTTCACTTGCAGAGCTTTCAACAGGCTATATTAGCTGTTATCCGAATGCAGGTTTACCTGACGAGGAAGGATGCTACCATGAGTCGCCTGAATCATTATCACAGAAGTTAAAAGGTTTTGCCGAAAAGGGCTGGCTGAATATTGTCGGAGGCTGTTGTGGCACAACGCCAGCACATATTGCAGCAATTCGAGAGGTGCTAAAGAACGAAAAGCCTCGTCAGTTACCAGCTGCAACTCATGGCCATGTAGTATCAGGTATCGAGCCATTAGTGTATGACGATTCCATGCGTCCATTATTTATTGGGGAACGGACAAATGTAATTGGCTCTCGTAAGTTTAAAAATTTAATTATTGACGGAAAGTTTGAGGAAGCAGCCGAAATCGCGCGTGCCCAAGTGAAAAATGGAGCACATGTTATTGATATTTGTTTAGCGAATCCTGACCGCGATGAATTAGCTGATATGCAAGGTTTTATGCAGGAGGTTGTAAAAAAAGTAAAAGTACCTCTTGTTATTGACTCAACAGATGAAAAAGTAATTGAGGAAGCACTTAAATTTTCTCAAGGGAAAGCTATCATTAATTCAATTAACTTAGAGGATGGCGAGGAGCGTTTTGACGCAGTTTTACCGCTAGTGAAAAAATATGGTGGCTCTTTAGTAGTGGGTACAATTGATGAGCAAGGTATGGCGGTTGATCGACACCGTAAGTTAGAGATTGCTGAGCGTTCCTATAAATTGTTAACAGAAAAGTGGGGTATCGCGCCTGAAGATATTATCTTTGACCCACTAATGTTCCCTGTAGGTACGGGAGATGAACAGTATATTGGCTCAGCACTTGAAACAGTGGAAGGAATTCGCCTTATTAAAGAAAAAATGCCACGTACATTAACGGTGCTTGGTGTAAGTAATATTTCGTTCGGATTACCGCCTGTAGGTCGTGAAGTATTGAATGCCGTGTATTTATATCACTGTACACAGGCTGGTTTAGATTATGCAATTGTTAATACGGAGAAGCTAGAACGTTATGCATCTATTCCTGAAGAGGAAATTAAGTTAGCCAATGATTTACTCTTCCATACAAATGATGAAACATTAGCTGTTTTTACGGATTTCTATCGTGATAAAAAGAAAGAAAAAACAGAGGAAGATATTCCTAAAACAGTAGAAGGTCGCTTAGCTTACTATATTTTAGAAGGTACAAAGGAAGGTCTTATTGAGGATTTGGATGCCGCTCGTGAAATTTTCGGAGCCCCGCTTGATATTATTAATGGGCCATTAATGAAAGGAATGGCGGAGGTTGGACGCTTATTTAACGATAACCAGCTGATTGTAGCGGAAGTATTGCAATCAGCGGGTGTTATGAAGGCAGCAGTGGCACATTTAGAGCAATTTATGGAGAAAGATGAAGAGAGTGCTGGTAAGGGTAAAATGGTACTTGCTACTGTAAAAGGCGATGTGCATGATATTGGGAAAAACCTAGTCGATATTATTTTAAGTAATAATGGCTATAAGGTTGTTGATCTTGGCATTAAAGTAACACCTACCCAATTAATTGAAGCAATTCGTAAGGAAAAGCCAGACTTCATTGGACTTTCTGGCTTACTTGTAAAATCAGCACAACAGATGGTTATTACAGCTCAGGATTTCAAGGAAGCGGGTATTGACGTACCAATTTTAGTAGGAGGGGCTGCATTATCTCGTCGCTTTACTGAAACGAAAATCGCCGGCGAATATAATGGACCTGTCATTTATTCAAAGGATGCGATGCAAGGTTTAGAGCAGGCGAATCGACTAATGGGGACAGATACACGTGCAGATTTCTTAGTTGAAATTGAGGAATCACGGAAAAAACGCTTAGAGGCAGACGAAAAAAGAGCGGCTCGCCCTGCAAAAGAAGTAACTGTAAAGCCTACACGTATGGTAAAAGAAGCGCCTGTCTTTCTTCCAGCTGATTTGCGACGCCATGTAAAGAGAGAATATGCTGTTTCGCATTTATATCCATATGTTAATATGCGGACATTACTTGGACATCACCTAGGTTTAAAGGGGCAAGTACAGCAATTGCTTGATGCTGGCGATGCAAGAGCAACAGAATTAAAAGACTTAGTTGACGATTATTTACAAAGTGATCTATTGAAGCCATCAGGTATGTATCAATTTTTCCCTGCACAAGCAGATGGAGATGATGTAGTCGTGTATGAAACAGCAGATAGTAAAACGGAAATTGAACGTTTTACCTTCCCACGTCAGCAGGTTGAACCGTTTTTATGTCTCGCAGATTTCCTGAAAACAGTTGAAAGTGGTGAAATGGACTATATTGCCTTAATGGTCGTAACAGCAGGACAAGGTGTCATGGCAAAGGCTCATCAGCTAAAAGAGGCAGGGAAATTCCTTGAAAGTCATGCATTACAATCTACAGCACTTGAGCTTGCGGAAGGCTTTGCGGAGCGTATGCATCAAGAAATTCGAGATCAGTGGGGCTTCCCAGATGCGACAGACTTTACAATGCGTGATCGTTTCGCGGCAAAATATCAAGGACAGCGCTTCTCATTCGGCTATCCGGCATGTCCGAACTTAGAGGATCAAGAGAAACTGTTTGGCTTATTAAAACCAGAAGACATTGGTGTGCATTTAACGGAAGGCTTTATGATGGAGCCTGAAGCTTCTGTTTCAGCGATTGTCTTTGCCCATCCAGATGCTCGGTATTTTAATGTGTAA
- a CDS encoding proline dehydrogenase family protein: MLLRDFFIHLSENQLLNSTAKKYGLKLGAQNVVAGTNIEETIASIKELNALNISCTVDNLGEFVSTEEEAIKAKEQILAVIEAIHENSANAHISLKPSQLGLDIDVDFCYDNLYEIVEKAAAYDIFVNFDMEDYGRLQTSFDMVEELSKTFNNVGTVIQSYFYRAKDDIEKFKDYRLRIVKGAYKEPVEVAFQDKLDIDLNFIELIEYHLLNGKFTSIATHDHNVIAHVKRFVADNNIPLDKFEFQMLYGFRTDMQKELAKEGYNFCVYVPFGEDWYGYFMRRLAERPQNINLVTKQVFTKKTNTVLAVAAGAFVLGRLTKRKK, translated from the coding sequence ATGTTATTACGCGATTTTTTCATCCACTTATCTGAAAACCAACTATTAAATAGTACTGCAAAAAAATACGGCCTAAAATTAGGAGCACAAAATGTAGTAGCTGGTACAAATATTGAAGAAACAATTGCAAGCATCAAAGAACTTAATGCACTTAATATCTCTTGCACAGTAGATAATTTAGGGGAATTTGTTTCAACTGAAGAAGAAGCAATCAAAGCTAAAGAACAAATCCTTGCTGTTATTGAAGCTATTCATGAAAACAGTGCTAATGCACATATTTCGTTAAAGCCATCTCAATTAGGTTTAGATATTGATGTTGATTTTTGCTACGACAATTTATATGAGATTGTAGAAAAAGCAGCAGCATATGATATATTTGTTAACTTTGACATGGAAGACTACGGTCGTTTACAAACATCTTTTGATATGGTTGAAGAACTATCTAAAACATTTAATAATGTAGGTACTGTTATCCAATCTTACTTTTACCGCGCAAAAGACGATATCGAAAAATTCAAAGACTATCGCCTACGTATCGTAAAAGGTGCTTATAAAGAGCCTGTAGAAGTTGCTTTCCAAGATAAATTAGATATCGATTTAAACTTTATTGAGTTAATCGAATATCATTTACTAAACGGTAAATTTACGTCCATCGCAACACATGACCATAATGTAATTGCACACGTAAAACGCTTTGTAGCTGACAATAATATTCCACTCGATAAATTCGAGTTCCAAATGCTTTACGGCTTCCGTACAGACATGCAGAAAGAGCTTGCTAAAGAAGGCTATAATTTCTGTGTATATGTACCATTCGGTGAAGATTGGTATGGCTACTTTATGCGCCGTTTAGCAGAGCGTCCTCAAAATATTAATCTTGTGACAAAGCAAGTATTTACGAAAAAAACGAACACAGTCCTTGCCGTAGCAGCAGGTGCATTCGTTCTTGGACGTTTAACAAAACGCAAAAAATAA
- a CDS encoding sensor histidine kinase codes for MLYFIFYRFSMNSKSGLVYMWISFGMVINIAMTILYGYVYLSIFTAFFIGNIRKPVGFYIIYGLHIGFTVISTGVGFFVELQLFLSQLPFVVLTILVVVLMPLTIYSKNKRENLEGQLETANERIAELIVFEERQRIARDLHDTLGQKLSMIGLKSDLASRLIERNPQQALTEIKDIRQTASIALKEVRELVSDMRTARFEDELMRISQILKAAEMEFVFDGDKDKLQVPPLVENVLSMCLKEAVNNVVKHSGATKCEIAFHQNFKEVYLVVRDNGHGITKKQAWKTGNGLKGMRERLEFINGSFKIESEEGTTLTVSIPVAITHQKVKENLKNI; via the coding sequence ATGCTCTATTTTATTTTTTATCGGTTTTCCATGAATTCGAAAAGCGGTCTTGTTTATATGTGGATTAGCTTTGGGATGGTTATAAATATCGCTATGACCATATTATATGGCTATGTGTATTTATCAATTTTTACAGCTTTCTTCATTGGGAATATTCGTAAACCTGTAGGCTTCTATATTATATATGGATTACATATTGGTTTTACGGTTATTTCAACAGGTGTTGGCTTCTTTGTTGAGCTACAATTATTTTTATCACAACTACCATTTGTTGTTTTAACGATTTTAGTGGTGGTGCTTATGCCACTAACGATTTATTCAAAAAATAAACGTGAAAATTTAGAGGGGCAGCTTGAAACGGCTAATGAACGAATAGCTGAGTTAATTGTTTTTGAGGAAAGACAACGTATTGCTCGTGACTTACATGATACTCTCGGTCAAAAATTATCGATGATAGGCTTGAAAAGTGACTTGGCTTCAAGATTAATTGAACGTAATCCACAGCAGGCTCTAACAGAGATTAAGGATATTCGTCAAACGGCGAGTATCGCATTAAAAGAGGTGCGTGAATTAGTATCAGATATGCGAACAGCTAGATTTGAGGATGAGCTTATGCGTATTTCTCAAATATTAAAGGCGGCCGAAATGGAATTCGTATTTGATGGAGATAAAGATAAACTGCAAGTTCCACCACTTGTAGAAAATGTATTATCCATGTGCTTAAAAGAGGCAGTTAATAATGTCGTTAAGCATAGTGGTGCTACAAAATGCGAAATAGCCTTCCATCAAAATTTTAAGGAAGTATATTTAGTAGTTCGTGATAATGGACATGGAATCACGAAAAAACAAGCTTGGAAGACTGGTAACGGATTGAAGGGAATGCGTGAACGCTTAGAGTTTATAAACGGTTCCTTTAAAATCGAAAGTGAAGAGGGTACTACATTAACAGTGTCGATTCCAGTGGCGATTACGCATCAGAAGGTCAAAGAAAATCTGAAGAACATATAG